One region of Tamandua tetradactyla isolate mTamTet1 chromosome 6, mTamTet1.pri, whole genome shotgun sequence genomic DNA includes:
- the OPRK1 gene encoding kappa-type opioid receptor, which produces MESPVQIFRGVPGPSCAPSACLLPNSSSWFPGWAEPEGNGSAGAEDAPPEPAHISPAIPVIITAVYSVVFVVGLVGNSLVMFVIIRYTKMKTATNIYIFNLALADALVTTTMPFQSTVYLMNSWPFGDVLCKIVISIDYYNMFTSIFTLTMMSVDRYIAVCHPVKALDFRTPLKAKIINICIWLLSSSVGISAIVLGGTKVREDVDIIECSLQFPDDNYSWWDLFLKICVFVFAFVIPVLIIIVCYTLMILRLKSVRLLSGSREKDRNLRRITRLVLVVVAVFIICWTPIHIFILVEALGSTSHSTAALSSYYFCIALGYTNSSLNPILYAFLDENFKRCFRDFCFPVKMRMERQSTSRVRNTVQDPAYMRDVDGINKPV; this is translated from the exons ATGGAGTCTCCGGTGCAGATCTTCCGCGGGGTCCCGGGCCCCTCCTGCGCCCCGAGCGCCTGCCTGCTCCCCAACAGCAGCAGCTGGTTTCCCGGCTGGGCCGAGCCAGAAGGCAACGGAAGCGCCGGCGCCGAAGACGCGCCGCCGGAGCCCGCGCACATCTCCCCGGCCATCCCGGTCATCATCACCGCCGTCTACTCCGTGGTGTTCGTCGTGGGTTTGGTGGGCAACTCGCTGGTCATGTTCGTGATCATCCG ATACACAAAGATGAAGACAGCAACCAACATTTACATATTTAACCTGGCCTTGGCGGATGCATTGGTTACTACAACGATGCCCTTCCAGAGCACCGTCTATCTGATGAATTCTTGGCCCTTTGGGGATGTGCTGTGCAAAATAGTCATTTCCATTGACTACTATAACATGTTCACCAGCATCTTCACCTTGACCATGATGAGCGTGGACCGGTACATCGCCGTGTGCCACCCCGTTAAGGCGCTGGACTTCCGCACGCCCCTGAAGGCAAAGATCATCAATATCTGTATTTGGCTCCTTTCGTCGTCGGTTGGCATATCTGCCATCGTCCTTGGAGGTACCAAGGTCAGGGAAG ACGTGGACATCATCGAGTGCTCCTTGCAGTTCCCCGATGACAACTACTCCTGGTGGGACCTCTTCCTGAAGATCTGCGTCTTTGTCTTTGCCTTTGTGATCCCCGTTCTCATCATCATCGTCTGCTATACCCTGATGATCCTGCGCCTGAAGAGCGTGCGGCTGCTCTCGGGCTCCCGAGAGAAGGACCGGAACCTCCGTCGGATCACCAGGCTGGTCCTGGTCGTGGTGGCGGTCTTTATCATCTGCTGGACCCCCATTCACATTTTCATCCTGGTGGAGGCGCTAGGGAGCACCTCCCACAGCACCGCGGCCCTTTCCAGCTACTACTTCTGCATCGCCTTGGGCTACACGAACAGCAGCCTGAACCCCATCCTCTACGCCTTTCTTGACGAAAACTTCAAGCGGTGTTTCAGGGACTTCTGCTTTCCAGTGAAGATGAGGATGGAGAGGCAGAGCACCAGTAGGGTCAGAAATACAGTGCAGGATCCTGCTTATATGCGGGATGTCGATGGGATAAATAAACCAGTATGA